One segment of Fusarium oxysporum f. sp. lycopersici 4287 chromosome 15, whole genome shotgun sequence DNA contains the following:
- a CDS encoding hypothetical protein (At least one base has a quality score < 10): MESLCQVYPPDTVYEPPSLLPFSLQLGAFGVCKAPLQELNTQNMNPTIVSSAKRGPASDCQYDEHAKKSKISQANPEVDSINLSSILLLPSPGIQIGSSSSATISEDKPHAGLQAMPVLEQKALEESVLNAFEYSDNVIVLGEKIFPVPIGSEINSFLKFKRAHPNSGGKAHVLTYPQRAMPTCWNVAVQKPSDRTLLAFYWFAICTGKSFIHETNPWLDFITFQNSPGIRSAILCLAAVHLHDHTPDKENGDRVIHNHAFGYRAIQLHKRTVAYLRDLLNCKQDGSSIEILSLLIILSTIDTLRIEHQTKAPFEPAWYQGLRLAEKYLDKMGQKSAFLEEESWNQKIPKRIRDTLPFNFRVSPPTSPQHPQPTSLHISQAVLVARGIILTQVTSKLPQPERFVPIEESHRFSWLLQASSEDVWTIHGGCGTSPKLLHIMSQINYCATRLHQDNRSIVVPLTAKKLLQLLYELKSTESAESAIDSTTKVIEQTAYAWLLTAIIYLRCRVQRYG, from the exons ATGGAGTCCCTTTGCCAGGTTTATCCCCCCGATACTGTCTACGAGCCCCCTTCCTTGCTTCCATTTTCGCTACAGCTCGGCG CATTCGGGGTTTGCAAAGCTCCGCTTCAGGAGTTGAATACCCAAAATATGAACCCGACCATCGTCTCTTCAGCCAAACGTGGGCCAGCTAGCGATTGTCAGTATGATGAACATgcaaagaagtcaaagatTTCTCAAGCAAATCCTGAAGTAGACTCCATCAACTTGAGTTCTATCTTGTTATTACCGAGCCCTGGTATACAGATTGGCTCAAGCAGTTCGGCTACCATATCAGAGGATAAGCCGCATGCCGGCTTGCAGGCAATGCCAGTACTCGAGCAAAAGGCATTAGAAGAGTCTGTGCTTAACGCCTTTGAATACAGCGACAATGTTATCGTATTGGGAGAGAAAATATTCCCTGTACCGATAGGTAGCGAAATCAACAGTTTTCTCAAGTTCAAACGCGCCCACCCCAATTCGGGAGGAAAAGCTCATGTTCTCACATATCCCCAACGAGCCATGCCAACCTGTTGGAACGTGGCAGTCCAAAAGCCGTCAGATCGGACCTTGCTAGCCTTCT ATTGGTTTGCTATCTGCACTGGCAAAAGTTTTATACACGAAACGAATCCATGGCTTGACTTTATTACATTCCAAAATAGTCCGGGAATCCGATCGGCTATTCTATGCCTTGCTGCTGTGCATCTTCACGACCATACCCCGGACAAAGAAAATGGGGATCGAGTGATCCACAACCATGCATTCGGCTATCGAGCCATCCAATTACACAAGCGCACTGTTGCATACCTCCGCGACCTCCTTAACTGCAAGCAAGACGGATCATCTATCGAGATCTTATCATTACTGATAATTCTTTCCACTATAGAT ACCCTCCGGATCGAGCATCAAACGAAGGCTCCTTTTGAGCCAGCATGGTATCAGGGATTAAGGCTGGCGGAAAAGTACCTCGATAAAATGGGGCAGAAATCCGCTTTCTTGGAGGAAGAAAGCTGGAATCAGAAGATTCCAAAGCGTATAAGAGACACCTTGCCGTTTAACTTTAGGGTGTCGCCACCGACGAGCCCTCAGCACCCCCAGCCGACAAGCCTTCACATCTCTCAGGCCGTCTTGGTTGCCCGGGGAATCATCCTCACGCAGGTAACGTCGAAACTTCCACAGCCAGAAAGGTTTGTTCCAATAGAGGAAAGCCATCGATTTAGCTGGTTGTTACAGGCTTCATCTGAGGATGTCTGGACGATCCATGGAGGATGCGGCACTTCACCGAAACTACTGCATATCATGAGTCAGATTAATTACTGTGCCACAAGGTTGCACCAGGATAACCGAAGTATTGTGGTGCCCCTAACAGCAAAGAAATTACTCCAGCTGCTATATGAGCTAAAATCCACCGAGTCGGCCGAGTCTGCTATTGACTCAACCACAAAGGTGATCGAACAAACAGCTTATGCTTGGCTTCTCACCGCGATCATCTATCTTCGATGCCGAGTGCAGAGGTATGGATGA